Proteins encoded in a region of the Amyelois transitella isolate CPQ chromosome 9, ilAmyTran1.1, whole genome shotgun sequence genome:
- the LOC106134733 gene encoding ATP synthase subunit beta, mitochondrial, translating to MFGAVSRLGSGIIAAKSAAEKALTECSKVAAVTVSTKRDYAAKAASKGKGKVVAVIGAVVDVQFEDELPSILNALEVQDRQPRLVLEVAQHLGENTVRTIAMDGTEGLVRGQVVNDSGSPIRIPVGAETLGRIINVIGEPIDERGPIPTDKRAAIHAEAPEFVDMSVQQEILVTGIKVVDLLAPYAKGGKIGLFGGAGVGKTVLIMELINNVAKAHGGYSVFAGVGERTREGNDLYHEMIESGVISLKDKTSKVALVYGQMNEPPGARARVALTGLTVAEYFRDQEGQDVLLFIDNIFRFTQAGSEVSALLGRIPSAVGYQPTLATDMGTMQERITTTKKGSITSVQAIYVPADDLTDPAPATTFAHLDATTVLSRAIAELGIYPAVDPLDSTSRIMDPNIIGAEHYNIARGVQKILQDYKSLQDIIAILGMDELSEEDKLTVARARKIQRFLSQPFQVAEVFTGHAGKLVPLEETIKGFSQILAGEYDHLPEVAFYMVGPIEEVVAKAETLAKSS from the coding sequence ATGTTCGGGGCCGTTAGCAGACTTGGAAGCGGCATTATAGCTGCTAAATCAGCAGCTGAGAAGGCACTCACAGAATGCAGCAAAGTAGCTGCTGTGACAGTCAGCACCAAAAGAGATTATGCTGCCAAAGCGGCCTCCAAGGGCAAAGGTAAGGTGGTAGCTGTTATTGGAGCCGTTGTGGACGTCCAGTTTGAAGACGAGTTACCTTCCATCCTAAATGCTTTGGAAGTTCAGGATCGCCAACCCAGGCTGGTCCTGGAGGTAGCGCAGCACTTGGGTGAAAACACTGTGCGCACCATTGCTATGGACGGTACTGAGGGTCTGGTGCGCGGGCAGGTCGTCAACGACTCGGGCTCGCCCATCCGAATCCCTGTAGGCGCGGAGACCCTCGGTCGTATTATCAACGTCATTGGCGAGCCCATCGATGAGCGCGGTCCCATCCCCACCGACAAGAGAGCCGCTATCCACGCTGAAGCACCTGAGTTCGTGGACATGTCTGTACAGCAAGAAATTCTGGTCACTGGAATCAAAGTTGTAGATTTGCTTGCTCCTTATGCTAAGGGAGGCAAGATTGGACTGTTTGGCGGCGCTGGTGTAGGCAAAACTGTACTTATTATGGAGCTGATTAACAATGTAGCCAAGGCCCATGGTGGTTACTCAGTGTTTGCTGGAGTGGGTGAGCGTACACGCGAGGGTAACGATTTGTACCATGAAATGATTGAGTCTGGTGTCATCTCCCTGAAGGACAAAACCTCGAAAGTAGCCCTTGTATATGGACAGATGAATGAGCCCCCTGGCGCGCGTGCCCGTGTCGCTTTGACTGGATTGACTGTTGCTGAATATTTCCGTGACCAAGAAGGACAGGATGTGCTACTTTTCATTGACAACATCTTCCGTTTCACCCAGGCTGGGTCAGAGGTGTCTGCCCTGTTGGGTCGTATCCCCTCTGCTGTAGGTTACCAACCCACATTGGCCACTGACATGGGTACCATGCAGGAGAGAATCACCACCACCAAGAAGGGTTCCATTACCTCTGTGCAGGCCATCTATGTGCCAGCTGACGACTTGACTGACCCTGCTCCTGCCACCACTTTTGCTCACTTGGATGCCACCACTGTGCTGTCTCGTGCCATTGCTGAGTTGGGCATCTATCCAGCTGTAGACCCCCTAGATTCCACATCCCGTATCATGGACCCCAACATCATTGGTGCTGAGCATTACAACATCGCCCGTGGTGTTCAGAAGATCCTACAGGACTACAAGTCCCTCCAGGACATCATTGCTATCCTGGGTATGGATGAGTTGTCTGAGGAAGACAAGCTGACTGTAGCTCGTGCCCGTAAGATCCAGAGATTCCTCTCTCAGCCCTTCCAGGTAGCTGAAGTGTTCACTGGACACGCTGGCAAGCTGGTACCCCTCGAAGAGACTATCAAGGGCTTCTCTCAGATTTTGGCAGGCGAGTATGATCACTTACCAGAAGTTGCATTCTATATGGTTGGCCCAATTGAAGAAGTTGTTGCTAAGGCTGAAACCTTGGCCAAGAGCTCTTAA
- the LOC106134734 gene encoding ubiquinol-cytochrome-c reductase complex assembly factor 1, translating into MNQIGKVLRGLSRQQALPKLYYARSLIVPNKLTVVYMRQQGTVALEDSYIKKFMKAVGWMDQSRTRLKLTGYFLYESIPDKVAYQEWFQELNLPDTFASWFTVTELHVWMLMVRYMAEDIMATSIDKKKYVKGDGHFVRNCIVEALWADVGNKIKLLEGANPTIAKKQVSELSEQFQAALVAYDEGLEDDRILAAAIWRRFYSLSPDVNAEHVEKIVKFVRHQMSSLDKISSQDLKWKPGINWLSILDQ; encoded by the exons ATGAATCAAATAGGAAAAGTTTTGCGG GGTTTATCGCGGCAACAAGCTCTCCCTAAACTTTACTATGCAAGATCGCTTATTGTGCCCAACAAACTTACCGTTGTCTACATGAGACAGCAAGGCACTGTAGCTTTGGAGGACAGTTACATTAAGAAATTTATGAAAGCTGTTGGTTGGATGGACCAGTCAAGAACg CGTCTTAAACTCACAGgatattttctttatgaaagTATTCCTGACAAAGTGGCATACCAAGAATGGTTTCAAGAGTTGAACCTTCCGGATACATTTGCATCATGGTTCACCGTCACAGAGCTGCATGTTTGGATGCTGATGGTACGGTACATGGCCGAAGATATCATGGCCACTTCCATTGACAAGAAGAAATATGTGAAAGGAGATGGCCATTTTGTGAGAAACTGTATTGTAGAGGCATTGTGGGCTGACGTtgggaataaaattaaattattagag gGTGCTAATCCTACAATAGCAAAGAAACAAGTGTCGGAATTATCAGAGCAGTTCCAGGCGGCATTGGTGGCTTACGATGAGGGACTGGAAGATGACAGAATTTTAGCAGCTGCTATTTGGAGAAGGTTTTACTCATTATCTCCAGATGTTAACGCAGAGCATGTAGAGAAAATCGTCAAGTTTGTTAGACATCAG atGTCAAGTTTAGACAAAATATCTAGTCAAGATTTAAAATGGAAGCCTGGAATCAATTGGTTAAGTATACTTGATCAGTAg
- the LOC106134665 gene encoding NEDD8-activating enzyme E1 catalytic subunit: MASGEIQISDYQQRKWHHLRKLLERSGPFCHPDFEPSAEILDFLMNSCKVLVVGAGGLGCELLKDLALMGFKKIHVVDMDTIELSNLNRQFLFRKSDIGLSKAKCAVEFVNKRIPGCEAIAHHCPIQDLDEGFYRQFHIVVCGLDSIVARRWLNGMLMSLLQYNDDRSLDQSSVIPLVDGGTEGFKGNARVILPGMSACIECTLDLYPPQKTFPLCTIANTPRLPEHCIEYVKVLQWAKENPWGETTPLDGDDPQHVAWVLEKAQERALKHGIPNVTYRLTQGVLKNIIPAVASTNAAIAAACATEVFKLASSCCANMNNYMVMNMADGVYTYTFAAEKRPDCVACSNTTRVMEIQSDATLQMIYDKLCEDQGYLMKSPGITTVINGRNKTLYMSSIKSIEERTRDNLKKKITELGLYNGADILVADVTTPNTITIKLKFFDNTDVDMSR; encoded by the exons ATGGCTTCTGGTGAGATTCAGATTTCAGATTACCAGCAACGAAAGTGGCATCACTTAAGAAAATTGTTAGAACGATCGGGCCCCTTTTGTCATCCTGATTTTGAACCCTCAGCTGAAATATTGGATTTTCTTATGAATTCGTGTAAAGTGCTGGTAGTTGGCGCCGGCGGCCTTGGCTGTGAGCTGCTGAAAGATTTGGCTTTAATGGGTTTCAAGAAGATACATGTTGTTGACATGGACACTATAGAATTATCTAATTTGAATAGGCAGTTTCTATTTAGAAAGAGTGATATTGGTCTTTCTAAAGCTAAATGTGCTGTGGAGTTTGTGAATAAAAG gaTACCTGGATGTGAAGCCATTGCTCACCACTGTCCAATTCAAGATCTGGATGAGGGCTTTTACCGGCAGTTCCACATAGTTGTGTGTGGGCTTGACTCCATTGTTGCTAGAAGATGGCTGAATGGCATGCTGATGTCCTTGTTGCAGTACAATGATGATA gatCTTTAGACCAGAGCAGTGTTATACCACTAGTAGATGGAGGTACTGAAGGGTTCAAAGGGAATGCCAGAGTGATCTTGCCAGGAATGAGTGCTTGCATTGAATGCACCCTGGACCTTTATCCTCCTCAGAAAACATTCCCTTTATGTACTATTGCTAATACCCCAAG gtTGCCAGAACATTGTATAGAATATGTGAAAGTACTTCAATGGGCTAAAGAGAATCCTTGGGGTGAAACTACCCCATTAGATGGCGATGATCCCCAACATGTAGCTTGGGTGTTAGAGAAAGCTCAGGAAAGAGCTTTGAAGCACGGCATCCCAAATGTTACATACAGACTGACGCAAGGAGTGTTAAAGAATATTATCCCAGCAGTTGCTAGTACCAATGCTGCTATTGCTGCCGCATGTGCTACTGAG gTTTTCAAGCTAGCGTCCTCATGCTGCGCGAATATGAACAACTACATGGTAATGAATATGGCAGATGGCGTCTACACATACACATTTGCTGCTGAAAAACGACCAGACTGTGTTGCATGCAGTAATACTACGAGAGTTATGGAAATACAATCTGATGCGACTTTGCAAATGATCTATGACAAACTTTGTGAAGATCAAGGGTACTTAATGAAAAGTCCAG GTATAACCACAGTAATAAATGGACGCAATAAGACCCTGTATATGTCCTCAATTAAAAGTATTGAAGAGCGGACCCGTGAtaatctgaaaaagaaaataacggAATTAGGTCTTTACAATGGCGCCGATATTCTAGTGGCAGATGTAACAACTCCCAACaccataacaataaaattgaaattctttgATAATACTGATGTTGATATGAGTCGATAA
- the LOC106134732 gene encoding sphingomyelin phosphodiesterase 1, with the protein MRMKWLVIVFMLICASRARQLVTLDETETLFKKFVLKDLNDQEVSALHELFEILRRPNHVPVSRKQQTDYPTPRNGYFRNLECIACRSIFSALFEGVAAGQSDAELTETITVLCESLGIQTHNVCSGAIALNLPIMNYIIRTTPEASPRTFCALLLQDSMSDACPHDDPRFEWQVDLPPVPDSVAIPIIEQRPLKIAIITDAHIDPLYEAYGVAACDEPTCCRVGQKPAQRYRQQRKISEDLYEKALVDCKGVKMLNISVASEMRRQRKMYYPTTIKQNEPPAGYWGDYRNCDTPLWAYDDVIDRIAETHPDIDMVYYVGDTIDHGVWETSYELIDDMNRHLIDKMRSSFGEHVLVVPTIGNHEAQPTNQFAPTRVVGNLNTTWLYEALVNKWGPYLTDEAKASLLERGDFSVRPRPGLKVITLNNNIAYRDNWWLVYDPLDSKKHLDWLVQELYQSELAGEKVHILAHIPPGRHDLIHSWSREYNKIVNRFSSTIAAEFNGHVHSDQFKLFYSSSDGSPINVAWGGGAATAHTFYNLNYKIMDFDILTFEPTSMLCFSYNVTEANLTPNRRPHWFQLYDFKNSFDLIDLSPASIDKLVHAMSSGGYYLDLYAAYYSKLSDARWPVCDHECKVNYLCNIVITELWDRRKCEEITRLYMSRLR; encoded by the exons ATGAGGATGAAGTGGTTAGTGATTGTCTTTATGTTAATCTGTGCAAGTAGAGCAAGGCAACTTGTGACACTGG ATGAAACTGAAACGTTGTTCAAGAAGTTTGTTTTGAAAGATTTGAACGACCAAGAGGTTTCAGCCCTACATGAGCTGTTTGAAATTCTTCGCAGACCTAATCATGTACCGGTTTCACGAAAACAACAAACAGATTACCCCACACCTCGAAAT GGCTATTTTCGAAATCTAGAATGCATCGCATGCCGAAGTATTTTCAGTGCATTATTTGAAGGTGTGGCTGCAGGGCAGTCTGATGCAGAATTAACAGAAACTATAACCGTCCTTTGTGAATCTCTGGGGATCCAAACCCATAATGTGTGTAGCGGAGCTATCGCGCTGAATCTG CCAATAATGAACTACATAATTCGCACCACCCCCGAGGCATCTCCACGAACGTTTTGCGCGTTACTTCTACAGGACTCCATGTCTGACGCTTGCCCCCACGACGACCCACGGTTTGAGTGGCAAGTGGATCTGCCACCAGTTCCCGATAGCGTAGCC ATACCAATAATTGAACAAAGGCCTCTGAAAATAGCTATCATCACAGACGCTCACATCGACCCCTTGTATGAGGCGTACGGAGTCGCTGCCTGCGACGAACCCACCTGTTGCAGAGTGGGCCAAAAGCCGGCTCAACGGTACCGGCAACAACGAAAAATTAGCGaagatttgtatgaaaaagcTCTTGTGGATTGTAAAGGTGTAAAGATGCTTAACATTAGTGTAGCATCTGAAATGCGACGTCAGAGGAAAATGTACTATCCAACAAC gaTTAAGCAAAATGAACCACCCGCGGGATATTGGGGAGACTATCGCAATTGTGACACGCCTCTATGGGCATATGATGATGTTATCGACAGAATTGCCGAAACTCATCCG GACATCGACATGGTCTATTACGTAGGCGACACCATCGACCACGGAGTTTGGGAAACATCATATGAATTAATTGATGATATGAATCGTCATTTGATCGACAAGATGAGATCATCTTTTGGTGAACATGTTCTAGTTGTACCGACTATTGGTAACCATGAAGCCCAGCCTACTAATCA atttgcACCCACTCGCGTTGTTGGTAATCTCAATACAACTTGGCTGTATGAAGCCTTGGTAAACAAATGGGGCCCGTATCTGACTGACGAAGCCAAGGCTTCGCTTCTTGAACGAGGGGACTTCTCAGTAAGGCCAAGACCTGGACTAAAAGTTATTACTTTGAATAACAATATTGCCTACAGAGATAATTG gtgGTTAGTTTATGATCCTCTGGACTCCAAGAAACATTTAGACTGGCTGGTTCAAGAGCTCTACCAATCTGAACTGGCTGGAGAAAAAGTCCACATCTTAGCGCACATACCGCCAGGGAGGCACGATCTAATACATTCGTGGTCTAGGGAATACAACAAGATTGTGAATCG GTTTTCATCGACAATCGCAGCTGAATTCAACGGCCACGTGCATTCGGACCAGTTTAAGTTATTCTACAGCTCTTCAGATGGTTCCCCAATAAATGTGGCTTGGGGTGGCGGCGCCGCCACAGCCCATACCTTCTACAATCTCAATTACAAAATCATGGATTTCGACATATTAACGTTC GAACCCACGAGCATGCTGTGTTTCTCCTACAACGTAACCGAAGCAAATCTTACGCCTAACAGACGTCCACACTGGTTCCAGCTTTACGACTTCAAGAATTCATTCGATTTGATTGACCTTTCTCCTGCGTCCATCGATAAATTGGTACACGCCATGTCATCTGGTGGATACTACTTAGATCTATATGCAGCATACTATTCTAAACTAAGTGACGCACGTTGGCCCGTCTGTGATCATGAGTGTAAAGTAAATTACCTTTGCAACATTGTCATTACAGAACTTTGGGATCGTCGAAAATGTGAAGAAATAACTAGATTGTATATGAGTAGACTACgttaa
- the LOC106134770 gene encoding uncharacterized protein LOC106134770 produces the protein MAGNKINTKQKGKDDKNKSNKTNHQSNEDSEEVDFSLLRKPILTSITGFAQARKIFDWATEELKALLSNECDLLYECKVCRNIFRSLANFISHKRVYCKETFNSSSHSHFVRCNSTAKEILKIKRFEEGYQESLKEKNVDLMDTDETDERIPLTKDLTTVLEKIAKYKGESNSEEQHMVLQKIPSTSVAVFQNVEFSEQKQIDKMKAQVTELNDILSRDKAVLMNDGKFKTQSSTPSDLESVIQISDDDENEDSGSLKCKICDQQFSTQKTLKFHMKYKHLESRLVYPCPDCLEIFSTSWSVYRHLFKVHRKSAAQIRKLRESIQAKAFKMNNPPAFYEKRKNMKPAAVQKITEEERLDQENQAWMDNVEGDGDTPRCFGCGRTFERRAALASHTHTCQPRSRALARRPPETKKIEIQIRKDYNKGPSAATLPAAVKNSDANVSENKQTACTPSKPIVREEENVPENKTEKLEEATMDILKDESMSDDPPKSPDMTEENKPEMLPRVVSKLPFSHQTEKSNMIALRQKIQPNVDIPKLMCKKCETQHKNIQELFDHMAEHYKWVRYACKLCNFKHYDFDKLPEHVKVVHKLKGDSDFYFSTVKAIDGTDALELSESIEGNDINEVSPDSRRPSRCSSDSSRVSDDSSSSSIRMETGSRKRKMNHSRTHTKKRKEISNDEDEDFKLTADSSLDKDVNSMLIDNDSSSNTKTFEENSSDLDDLEDKITKRNTVDSISSVASRRPIRNKTKPKNEDFEYDLSNLLKMEAQGYRDSQSISNTKVTQTKKRNTQSDIIGYENLNRDCCGALTTLTKRATDKAAAVLKMSSYILPKNQKDVRISNIFAKPLPKLSRSEKNSPKKEITEDCKDKPSPQKEQKNDEDNVNATDKVDKVSSNVNNSSSDDAKPVDNSGGSSENVKSSKRIPAVLPITFRRQSLEAIKPLINKNITDFSKAGMKTKILVIKPINRGKDGSTTHAKTPLKFQTIKLKDPSKRSSTSEANSSDQVMVVKVPTVDRSTVKPVTDSSVKEIEKKISSVQPDIINDVTTASSDEVTEDNRDNTQQTDSSESADSVPNVIENVRDVVKDNIANDNEISSVINNSENSQVSS, from the exons ATGGCTGGAAATAAGATTAACACAAAACAGAAAGGCAAGGATGACAAGAATAAATCTAACAAAACTAATCATCAATCAAATGAAGACAGTGAAGAAGtagatttttctttacttaGAAAACCAATCCTTACGAGTATTACAGGATTTGCACAagcaagaaaaatatttgattgggCAACAGAGGAA ctaAAGGCTCTACTTTCCAATGAATGTGACTTGTTATATGAGTGTAAAGTATGCCGCAATATATTTAGAAGCTTGGCCAATTTTATATCACACAAGCGAGTTTATTGTAAAGAGACCTTTAATTCATCATCTCACAGTCACTTTGTTAGATGTAACTCAACt gccaaggaaatattaaaaattaaacgctTTGAAGAAGGTTATCAAGAatctttaaaagagaaaaatgtTGATTTGATGGACACAGATGAAACTGATGAGAGAATACCATTAACTAAGGACTTGACTACTGTCCTAGAGaaaattgcaaaatataaAGGTGAAAGCAACTCCGAAGAACAACACATGGTGTTGCAAAAGATACCGAGCACCTCTGTTGCTGTGTTTCAAAATGTTGAATTTTctgaacaaaaacaaattgataaaatgaaaGCACAg gtCACTGAACTCAACGACATCCTGTCCAGGGATAAAGCAGTTCTCATGAATGATGGGAAATTCAAAACTCAGAGTTCTACTCCTTCGGACTTGGAAAGCGTTATACAAATcagtgatgatgatgaaaatgaGGACTCTGGAAGTTTAAAGTGTaaaattt gTGATCAACAATTTTCCACTCAAAAAACTCTGAAATTCCACATGAAGTACAAACACTTAGAGAGTCGACTCGTTTACCCGTGTCCAGACTGTCTAGAAATATTCTCAACTTCCTGGAGCGTTTACCGTCATCTGTTCAAAGTCCACAG GAAAAGTGCTGCGCAAATTAGGAAGCTCAGAGAATCCATACAAGCTAAGGCATTCAAAATGAACAATCCTCCGGCATTTTATgaaaaacgtaaaaatatgaaaccaGCTGCTGTACAGAAGATTACTGAAGAGGAACGTCTTGATCAAGAAAATCAG GCGTGGATGGACAACGTAGAAGGCGACGGCGACACGCCCCGCTGTTTCGGCTGCGGGCGCACGTTCGAGCGGCGCGCCGCGCTGGCGTCGCACACGCACACGTGCCAGCCGCGGTCGCGGGCGCTGGCCAGGAGGCCGCCTGAGACTAAGAAGATAGAGATTCAGATTCGTAAGGACTATAATAAGGGACCGTCTGCGGCGACTTTGCCGGCGGCGGTGAAGAATTCGGATGCTAAtg TTTCAGAAAATAAACAGACAGCCTGTACTCCTTCTAAACCAATAGTTAGAGAAGAGGAAAATGttcctgaaaataaaacagagaAGTTGGAGGAAGCTACAATGGACATTCTAAAAGATGAGTCGATGTCTGACGATCCACCGAAATCACCCGATATGACTGAAGAAAACAAACCTGAGATGCTTCCAAGAGTTGTATCAAAACTGCCGTTTTCccaccaaacagaaaaaagtaACATGATTGCGCTTCGGCAAAAAATTCAACCCAATGTTGATATCCCAAAACTAATGTGCAAAAAATGCGAAActcaacataaaaatatacaagaacTGTTCGATCACATGGCTGAACATTACAAATGGGTGCGATATGCTTGCAAATTAtgcaatttcaaacattatgATTTCGATAAATTGCCCGAACACGTTAAAGTAGTTCATAAGTTGAAAGGCGACTCAGATTTTTACTTTAGCACTGTAAAAGCAATTGATGGGACAGATGCCTTAGAATTGTCTGAATCCATAGAAGGAAATGATATAAATGAAGTAAGCCCTGACTCAAGACGACCTAGTAGATGTTCCAGTGACTCTAGTCGCGTGTCAGACGATAGTTCATCTAGCAGTATTAGAATGGAAACAGGGTCTAGAAAGCGTAAAATGAACCATAGCAGAACTCATACAAAGAAGAGAAAAGAGATTTCAAATg atgAAGATGAGGATTTCAAATTAACCGCTGATTCGTCATTAGATAAAGATGTAAATAGTATGTTAATAGATAATGATTCTTCttcaaatacaaaaacatttgaaGAAAATTCTTCTGACTTGGATGATCTCGAAGACAAAATCACTAAAAGAAACACCGTCGACAGTATATCTTCTGTAGCGTCTCGTAGACCGATTCGCAATAAAACTAAACCCAAAAATGAGGACTTTGAATATGATTTATCTAACTTGTTAAAAATGGAAGCACAAGGCTATAGAGATTCACAATCTATTTCTAACACAAAAGTTACTCAgacaaagaaaagaaatacacAATCGGATATCATTGGTTATGAAAATCTTAACAGAGATTGCTGCGGAGCATTAACCACACTAACCAAAAGAGCAACAGATAAAGCTGCCGCGGTCTTGAAAATGTCGAGCTATATTTTGCCTAAAAATCAGAAGGATGTCcgtatttcaaatatattcGCGAAACCATTACCTAAACTTTCACGTAGTGAAAAGAACTctcctaaaaaagaaattactgAAGATTGCAAAGATAAGCCTAGTCCACagaaagaacaaaaaaatgaTGAAGACAATGTTAATGCCACAGATAAGGTTGATAAAGTATCTTCGAATGTTAATAACAGCTCCTCCGACGACGCAAAACCTGTCGATAATTCTGGAGGATCGAGTGAAAATGTAAAATCAAGCAAAAGAATACCTGCTGTCCTTCCTATTACATTTCGTCGTCAGAGTTTAGAAGCCATTAAGCcactaattaataaaaacatcacGGACTTTAGTAAAGCTGGTatgaaaactaaaatattgGTTATAAAACCAATAAACAGAGGTAAAGATGGAAGTACAACACATGCCAAGACACCATTGAAATTCCAAACGATAAAACTGAAAGATCCTTCTAAAAGATCGTCTACAAGCGAAGCTAACTCATCTGATCAAGTAATGGTTGTAAAGGTACCGACAGTTGATCGCTCAACAGTAAAACCTGTGACAGATTCTAGTGTAaaggaaatagaaaaaaaaatctcaagtgtGCAACCTGATATCATTAACGATGTAACTACGGCGAGTTCAGATGAAGTCACGGAAGATAACCGTGACAATACGCAACAAACTGATAGCAGTGAATCTGCCGATAGTGTTCCTAATGTGATTGAAAATGTTAGAGATGTCGTCAAAGACAATATTGCTAATGACAATGAAATATCATCAGTAATCAATAATTCGGAAAATAGTCAGGTTTCATCGTAG